DNA from Massilia sp. KIM:
GCCCTCCTTCGTCCAGCCGGAGCCGGCGCGTCCCTTATAGGGGAAGAAGCCATGGGTCCGGCGGCAGGCTGCCGGCCGCGATCGCTCTTGTATGATGGCGGCTAGTCTTCTTCAGCCGAATTCCACCATGCGACCGATCCGCTTTCTTCTGGCGCTGGCGCTCTGCCTGTACGCCACCCTGGCCGCCGCCTCCTCCGTCCTGGCGCGGCAGGACGAACAAAGCTACGAACGCCGGCGCTGGGGCCAGTCCGAGGGCGCGCCCCAGCATTCCTTTTCGATGGCGCAAACGGCGGACGGCATGCTCTGGTTCGCCTCGCCCGCCGGCCTGCACAGCTTCGACGGCGTGCGCTTCCGCCAGGTCGACAGCGTCTACGGCCACCCCATTCCTTCGCCCAGCATCACCTCGGTGACGCGCATTCCCGGCGGCCTGGCGCTGACCTACCAGTTCGGCGGGCTCAGCTTGTTTACCCGCGAGGGCAGGCGCCACTTCGAGCCCGGCCGCGACATCCCGGCTGGCTCGACCAACAACGTGGCGGTGGACCGCGACGGCACGATCTACCTCGGCACCAGCACCGGCCTGCTGCACTATCGCCAGGGCAAATGGGAGCCGAGCGGCGCCGACTCCCTGCCGGCCGGTAACGTCCCGGCCCTGGAATTCGACCCCGAGGGCACGCTCTGGCTGCACGTGGGTCCGGCGATCTACCGCCGCGCGCGCGGCGCGGAGCGCTTCGAGCACGTGCTGACCGAGCAGGATCCCTATACCAGCTTCGACCAGGGCCTGATCTACACCTCCGCGCCGGGCAAGGGTTTCCTGCACCTGAACGCGCCCGGCGAGAAGCTGGTGCGGGTCGACCGCCCCGATCTCTACCGCAAGTACTTCTGGCCAGGCCCGCACGGCAGCACCTGGAGCCTGCGCGAGGACGGCATCGTGCGTCTCGCGCCGCGGGCCGACGGCGTGCTGGCCGAAGCCGAACTCTTCCCCTTCCATCCGGGCAGCAGCGCCCACGTCGCCCACGCCCTGGTCGACCGCGAGGACAACCTCTGGATGGTCACCCCGGACGGCGTCGAGCGCCTGCGCCGCCACCGCTTCAGCCTCCTGCCCACCGGCGCCAGCGGCTATCTCTGGTTCGCCCAGCCCGGCCTGGGCGAGGAAATGTGGCTCAGCGCCGAGCGCAAGCCGCTGGTGCGCTGGCGCCCCGATGGCAGCCGCCGCGTCACCGGCATCGTCGGCGTCAATGCCATCGTGCGCCAGGGACCGGACCGCGCCTGGGTCGGCACCGACACCGAGCTGTGGGAAGTGCGCGGCGAGCACGAGCGGCGGATCGCCCTGCCTCGGGAGGTCCCGCGCGGCTATGCGATCCAGGCCCTGGCCGTGGAGGGCGAGGGTCGCCTGCTGGTCTCGATCGTGCGCCACGGCCTGTGGGTCTTCGATGGCGAAGGCTGGCGCCGCGACCAGCGCCTGCGAGACCTGCCCGAGCCGATCCCGATCAGCATGCTGGGCGATGCGCGCGGGACCGTGTGGGTGGGACTGACCGGCAGCCGGGTGGGCAAGCTGACGCCGGATGGCGTCGAGCTCCTGGGCCCCGAGGCGGGTCTCGCGGTCGGCAACGTGCTGTCCCTGCTGGACGCCGGCGGCCGGGTGCTGGCCGGCGGCGACCTGGGCCTGGCCTGGCTCGACGGCGGCCGCGCCCATCCCCTGCGCCTGGCCCTTCCCGGCAACTTCCAGCGCATCACCGGGCTGGCGCTCGACCGCCAGGGCAGCCTGTGGCTGCACAGTAACGCCGGACTGGTGCGCGTCGGCGCGCCGGCCCTGCGCGGCTTCTGGTCCGCGCCGGCCCGCCCGGTGGCCGCGGAACTGTTCAACTTCGAGGACGGCGTGCGCGGCCTGGCGGCGCAGATCCGTCCCCTGCCCTCGCTGGCCCTGGGGCAGGACGGCCGGCTCTACTACGCCACCGCATCCCAGGTCGGCTGGATCGACCCGGCCGCGATCCCGCGCAACCCGCTTCCGCCCACCGTCCTGATCGAGGCGCTGCGCACCCGGCAGCACAGCTACGCGCCGCGCGCGGGCCTGGTGCTGCCCGAAGGGACGACCGCCCTGGACCTCGATTTCACCGCCACCGCGCTCTCGATTCCCGAACGGGCGCGGCTGCGCTACCGGCTCGACGGCGTCGATCCCGACTGGCGCGAGGTGGAGCGCGAGCGCAGCGCCTCGTACACCAACCTGGCGCCGGGTCGCTACCGCTTCCAGGTGATCGCCGCCAACGAGGACGGGGTGTGGAATACCGAAGGCGCCCAGCTCGGCTTCGAGATCGCGCCGGCCTTCTGGCAGACACTGCCCTTCCGGCTGGCCTGCGCCGCCCTGCTGCTGCTGGCCCTGGTCCTGCTCTACCGCTGGCGGGTGGCGGCGCTGCAGCGGCGCGCCGACGCGCGCGCGCTGGCGCGCATGGAGGCGACCCTGGAAGAACGCGGGCGCATCGCCCGCTCGCTGCACGACAACCTGCTGCAGGCGGTCCAGGCCCTGCTGCTGCGCTTTCACATGGTGCATGCGCGCCTGGCCCACGAACCCGAGCTGCAGGCGCTGGTCGGCCGCTCCCTCGACCAGGCCGACGAGCTGGTGGCCAGCACCCGCGACGAAGTGATGGCCTTGCGCGCCGCGCCGGCCGGCGCCGAACTGTTCGCCGGACTGGCGGAAGCGGCGGAGGCGGTGCAGCCCGGCGCCAGCGCCATGCTCACGCTGACGGCCGAGGGCGAGGCGCCGCCCTTGTGCCTGGAGGCCGCCGCCGAGCTGCGCTGCATGCTGCGCGAAGCCGTGCTCAACGCCGTGCGCCACGCCCGCGCCAGCCGCATCGTAGTGCGCCTGCGCTTCGGCGCGGAGGGGATCGAGGGCGAGGTGGTGGACGACGGCGTCGGCATCGCCCCCGCGCTCGCGAGATCGGGGCGCGCCGGCCACTGGGGCATCGCCGGGATGCGCGAGCGGATCGGCAAGCTGGGCGGCAGCATCGAGATCGGCAACGCGGCAGCGGGCGGCGCCGTGGTGCGCTTCTCGGTGCCGGGCGAGCGCATCTACGAGGCCGGAGAAGTAGCCGCCTGAGGCGATTATTCCTCCAGACGCAATGGTAACTTGTTCCGAGAGCTCATTCTCTTCTTGGCGCGCATGAGTGACACTGGCTCCATCCACTGACAAGCGGATCGGACGACGGCAAACCAGCCCGTCCCCCACTCAACCAGCCCTGAAGGAGAACGCCATGAACGCCTTGCACGCACGCTTTGCCCGCCTTTCGCTCGCCGCCGCCCTCGCTGCCGCACTGGTCCAGCCCGCCCTGGCCCAGGCCGCGCCGGACGCCGCCCAGACCCGCCCCGCCGCCGCCCGTCCGTCCGCCGCGGTCAGCTACCACACCGTGGACATCGACGGCGTGAAGGTGTTCTACCGCGAGGCAGGCCCCAAGAACGCGCCGACCGTGCTGCTGCTGCACGGCTTCCCGACCTCCTCGCACATGTTCCGCAACCTGATCCCGCAACTGGCCGAGCGCTACCACGTCATCGCACCCGACTACCCCGGCTACGGCCAGAGCGGCCAGCCGGCCATGGACCAGTACGAATACAGCTTCGACAACCTGGCTAAAACCGTCGACAAGCTCACCGTCAAGCTGGGCCTGAGCAAGTACGCGATGTACGTGATGGACTACGGCGCCCCGATCGGCTACCGCCTGGCCGCCGCGCATCCGGAACGCATCAGCGCCATCGTGGTCCAGAACGGCAACGCCTATGACGAAGGGATCGATAACCCCTTCTGGGTGCCGGCCAAGGCCTACTGGAAGGACAAATCGGAAGCCAACGCCGCCAAGCTGCGCCCGCTGTTCGAGATGGACGCCACCCGCTGGCAGTACACCGAGGGCTACCGTAACCCGGCCCTCAACGTCAGCCCGGATTCCGCGGTGATCGACCAGGCCTACATGGACCGTCCCGGCAACAAGGCGATCCAGCTCGAGCTGTTCTACAGCTACGGCACCAATCCTCCGCTCTACCCGCAATGGCAGGCCTATTTCCGCAAGCACCAGCCGCCGATGCTGATCGTCTGGGGCAAGAACGACAAGATCTTCCCGGCCGAGGGCGCCAAGCCCTATCTGCGCGACCTGCCGAAAGCCGAAGTGCACATGCTCGACACCGGCCACTTCGCCCTGGAGGAAGACGGCGATCGCATCGCCCGCTTGATGCGCGACTTCCTCGACCGCAAGGTCAAACGCTGAGCCCGCCAGGCGTGCGCCGCACCCGCCGCGCACGCCTATACTGGCGGCCATACCATTGCGGAGGCCGCCATGTCCCGACTGTCCAGCTGTTGTGCCGCCATCCTGCTGGCGCTTCCGCTCGGCGCCGCCGCCGATCCCGTCACCATCGTGTCGGAAACCCGCGGCACGATCGACGCCAATACCCTCGTGATGAGCCTGCTGGACCTGTATCCGGAAAGCGGGACCACCGTCCTGCCTTTCTCGGTGCGCATCGAGACCGCATTCGACCCGGATTCTCCCGAGGTCTACCTCGACGTCGAGGGCTTGCCGACCATCTGGCGCAGCCAGGTCGACTTCCGCCTGACGGTGGGCGAGCGTTCCCTGAGCTTCAATGGCATGGCCCGCGTGAGCGCCGGGGACGACGCCTGGAACGATTTCCGGCACCGGGTGACCTTCTCTTCGCCCCAGGGCTACGAGATCTACTTCACCCAGGCCCTGACCGGATGGGCGCCGCCGGACAGCGACGCCTACGCGCCGCGCGCGCTCGACAGCGCGGACGGCCTGAGAGGAAGTTTCGGCCTGCTGGCCTACCCGAGCAACCCGGACGCTCCCGGCCTGTGGGACACCGGCGCCAACGCCGACTACGCCTCGCTGCGGGTGATTGCCGCCGTGCCCGAGCCGGGCCAATGGGGCATGCTGGCGGCCGGCCTGCTGGTGGCGGGCGCCGGCGCGCGCCGCCTGCGCCGCGCCTGAACTTCCCGGGACTGTCGGTTCAGCCGATCAGGCGCTCGAAGAAGTCGCCGATCGTCTTCCAGAAGCCGTCCGGCACATAGAGCAGGGCCACGGTCATGGTGACGTAGCGCAAGAACTTGCCGATCGCCATGTACATCACGCTGGGCCAGAAGGGCAGGTGCAGCCAGCCGGCCAGGGTGCACAGCGGGTCGCCCACGCCCGGCACCCAGGACAGCAGCATGGTCTTGGCGCCATAGCGCTTGAGCCAGCCGAACCAGCGGCTCTGCTTTTCCTTGGCGAAGGCGACCTTGGCGCGGTAACCCACGAAATAGTCGACCGCCCCGCCCAGGGTGTTGCCCAGGGTCGCCACCATGATGGCCGGCCAGAACATGGCCCCGTTGGCCTTGACCACGGCAAACACGGCCGGCTCCGAGCCCATCGGCAACAGGGTGGCCGAGACGAAACTGATGATGAAGACCGAAGTCAGGCCCACGGTCGGGGCCGCGAGGAAGTTGAGTAGCCAGAGGACGGCGTTTTCGATCATCGATGGATGCTGGGACGGTAGAGTTGAGCGTCCATTATAATGACCCTGAATTATCGTAACGACACGATAGGCCCGGCTGCCACCCAGCCCCGCCGATCGCACTGCGCGCCACGGTCACCCTCCAGGCAGAACAGTTCGCGTCGTCCCGGACCGCCGCACCTCCAGGCGTTCAATGCCGTGCTCTACCGCTATCCGACCATGACTACCGACTACCTCAAGAAGATCCTGACCGCCCGCGTCTACGACGTGGCCGAGGAAACGCCGCTGGACCTGGCGCCCACGCTGTCCCAGCGCATGGGCAACCGCATCTACTTCAAGCGCGAGGACATGCAGAGCGTGTTCAGCTTCAAGCTGCGCGGGGCCTACAACAAGATGGCCAACCTGAGCATCGAGCAGTTGAAGCGCGGGGTGATCTGCGCCTCGGCCGGCAACCACGCCCAGGGCGTGGCCCTGTCGGCCGCGCGCCTGGGCTGCCGCGCCCTGATCGTGATGCCCACCACCACGCCGCAGGTCAAGATCGACGCCGTCAAGGCGCGCGGCGGCGCGGCGGTCGAGGTGGTGCTGCACGGCGACTCCTATACCGACGCCTACAACCACGCCCTGCTCTTGGAAAAGGAACAGCGCCTGACCTTCGTCCACCCCTTCGACGATCCGGACGTGATCGCCGGCCAGGGCACGATCGGCATGGAGATCCTGCGCCAGCATTCCGGCCCCATCCACGCCGTGTTCGTGGCCATCGGCGGCGGCGGCCTGGTCTCGGGCGTGGGCGCCTACATCAAGGCGGTGCGCCCGGACATCAAGGTGATCGGCGTGCAGACCCTGGATTCGGACGCGATGGCGCGCAGCCTCAAGGCCGGCCAGCGCGTGACCCTGCCCGACGTCGGCCTGTTCTCGGACGGCACCGCGGTGCGCCTGGTGGGCGAGGAAACCTTCCGCGTGGCCCAGCAGGTGGTGGACGAGATCATCCTGGTCGACACCGACGCCATCTGCGCCGCGATCCAGGACGTGTTCCAGGACACCCGCAGCATCCTCGAGCCGGCCGGCGCCCTGGCGGTGGCCGGCGCCAAGGCTTATGTCGAACGCTCGCAGATGAACCGCGAGCCGGTGAAGAACCAGACCCTGGTGGCGGTGGCCTGCGGCGCCAACATGAATTTCGACCGCCTGCGCTTCGTCGCCGAGCGCGCCGAGCTGGGCGAATCGCGCGAAGCCGTGTTCGCGGTGACCATTCCCGAGCAGCGCGGGAGCTTCCGCCGCTTCTGCTCGCTGGTCGGGCCGCGCAACGTGACCGAATTCATCTACCGCATCAGCGACGAGCGCGAAGCCCACGTCTTCGTCGGCGCCCAGATCGCCAGCCGCAGCGAATCGCACCTGCTGGCGCGCACCTTCGAGGAGCACGGTTTCCGCACCCTCGACCTCACCTACGACGAACTGGCCAAGCTGCACATCCGCCACCTGGTGGGCGGAAAGAGCGCGCTGGCCCAGGACGAATTGCTGTATCGTTTCGAGTTTCCCGAACGGCCGGGAGCGCTCATGCGCTTCCTGGAAAGCATGGCCCCGAACTGGAACATCTCGCTCTTCCACTACCGCAACCAGGGCGGCGACGTCGGCCGCATCCTGGTCGGGCTGCAGGTGCCGAAGGGCGAAATGGACGAATTCCAGCGCTTCCTCGCCACCCTCGGCTACCGCCACTGGGACGAGAGCGCGAATCCGGTGTATAAGCTGTTCCTGGGCTAGCCCCACCCGCCTGCCGGCGGCCGTTATCCACGGCGCCGGCGGCATATTGTTGAACGCGTGGACGGTGCGACCGTCCACCTCACGGACGTCACGAGCGTCCTTCTGCTATGAACACTCCTGATCAATCGCCGCTTGGCAAAACCTCCGCCTACCAGAGCCAGTACGCCCCCGAACTGCTGTTTCCGATCCCGCGCCAGCAAAAGCGCGACGAGCTCGGCCTCTCGGGCACCCTGCCCTTCTTCGGGGTCGACATCTGGAACGCCTACGAACTGTCGTGGCTGAACATGCGCGGCAAGCCGCAGGTCGCGATCGCGACCGTGAGCGCGCCGGCCGACTCGCCCAACATCGTCGAGTCCAAGTCCTTCAAGCTCTACCTGAATTCCTTCAACCAGACCCGCCTGGCCAATACCGACGCCCTGCTGGCCCTGCTGCGCGAAGACCTGTCGAACGCCTTCGGCGCGCCGGTCCACGTGGCGCTCACCACGCCGGACAACTTCGGCAGCCTGAAAATGGGCGAACTGGACGGCGTGCTGCTGGACCGCCTGGACGTCGAGATCGACAACTACCAGCCTTCGCCCCAGCTCCTGAGCGCCAACCAGGACGAAGCGCCGGTCGAGGAGACCCTGGTGTCGCACCTGCTGAAATCGAACTGCCTGGTCACCGGCCAGCCGGACTGGGGTTCGGTGCAGATCCAGTACGCGGGGCCGCAGATCGACCAGGAAGGCTTGCTGAAATACCTGATCGGCTTCCGCGAGCACAACGAATTCCACGAGCAATGTGTGGAGCGCATCTTCATGGACGTGCTGCGCCAGTGCAAGCCGAGCAAGCTGGCGGTCTACGCCCGCTATACCCGGCGCGGCGGCCTGGACATCAATCCCTGGCGCGCCAACTTCAGCACCGGGCGCCCGCTCAACCTGCGCACTGCGCGCCAGTAAGCGTCGTGGCCCGGAGGGGTTGTACGATTTTGACCACAACGCTTGTGTTTTAACGCTTG
Protein-coding regions in this window:
- a CDS encoding triple tyrosine motif-containing protein, with product MRPIRFLLALALCLYATLAAASSVLARQDEQSYERRRWGQSEGAPQHSFSMAQTADGMLWFASPAGLHSFDGVRFRQVDSVYGHPIPSPSITSVTRIPGGLALTYQFGGLSLFTREGRRHFEPGRDIPAGSTNNVAVDRDGTIYLGTSTGLLHYRQGKWEPSGADSLPAGNVPALEFDPEGTLWLHVGPAIYRRARGAERFEHVLTEQDPYTSFDQGLIYTSAPGKGFLHLNAPGEKLVRVDRPDLYRKYFWPGPHGSTWSLREDGIVRLAPRADGVLAEAELFPFHPGSSAHVAHALVDREDNLWMVTPDGVERLRRHRFSLLPTGASGYLWFAQPGLGEEMWLSAERKPLVRWRPDGSRRVTGIVGVNAIVRQGPDRAWVGTDTELWEVRGEHERRIALPREVPRGYAIQALAVEGEGRLLVSIVRHGLWVFDGEGWRRDQRLRDLPEPIPISMLGDARGTVWVGLTGSRVGKLTPDGVELLGPEAGLAVGNVLSLLDAGGRVLAGGDLGLAWLDGGRAHPLRLALPGNFQRITGLALDRQGSLWLHSNAGLVRVGAPALRGFWSAPARPVAAELFNFEDGVRGLAAQIRPLPSLALGQDGRLYYATASQVGWIDPAAIPRNPLPPTVLIEALRTRQHSYAPRAGLVLPEGTTALDLDFTATALSIPERARLRYRLDGVDPDWREVERERSASYTNLAPGRYRFQVIAANEDGVWNTEGAQLGFEIAPAFWQTLPFRLACAALLLLALVLLYRWRVAALQRRADARALARMEATLEERGRIARSLHDNLLQAVQALLLRFHMVHARLAHEPELQALVGRSLDQADELVASTRDEVMALRAAPAGAELFAGLAEAAEAVQPGASAMLTLTAEGEAPPLCLEAAAELRCMLREAVLNAVRHARASRIVVRLRFGAEGIEGEVVDDGVGIAPALARSGRAGHWGIAGMRERIGKLGGSIEIGNAAAGGAVVRFSVPGERIYEAGEVAA
- a CDS encoding alpha/beta fold hydrolase codes for the protein MNALHARFARLSLAAALAAALVQPALAQAAPDAAQTRPAAARPSAAVSYHTVDIDGVKVFYREAGPKNAPTVLLLHGFPTSSHMFRNLIPQLAERYHVIAPDYPGYGQSGQPAMDQYEYSFDNLAKTVDKLTVKLGLSKYAMYVMDYGAPIGYRLAAAHPERISAIVVQNGNAYDEGIDNPFWVPAKAYWKDKSEANAAKLRPLFEMDATRWQYTEGYRNPALNVSPDSAVIDQAYMDRPGNKAIQLELFYSYGTNPPLYPQWQAYFRKHQPPMLIVWGKNDKIFPAEGAKPYLRDLPKAEVHMLDTGHFALEEDGDRIARLMRDFLDRKVKR
- a CDS encoding PEP-CTERM sorting domain-containing protein, translated to MSRLSSCCAAILLALPLGAAADPVTIVSETRGTIDANTLVMSLLDLYPESGTTVLPFSVRIETAFDPDSPEVYLDVEGLPTIWRSQVDFRLTVGERSLSFNGMARVSAGDDAWNDFRHRVTFSSPQGYEIYFTQALTGWAPPDSDAYAPRALDSADGLRGSFGLLAYPSNPDAPGLWDTGANADYASLRVIAAVPEPGQWGMLAAGLLVAGAGARRLRRA
- a CDS encoding YqaA family protein, translated to MIENAVLWLLNFLAAPTVGLTSVFIISFVSATLLPMGSEPAVFAVVKANGAMFWPAIMVATLGNTLGGAVDYFVGYRAKVAFAKEKQSRWFGWLKRYGAKTMLLSWVPGVGDPLCTLAGWLHLPFWPSVMYMAIGKFLRYVTMTVALLYVPDGFWKTIGDFFERLIG
- the ilvA gene encoding threonine ammonia-lyase, biosynthetic; amino-acid sequence: MTTDYLKKILTARVYDVAEETPLDLAPTLSQRMGNRIYFKREDMQSVFSFKLRGAYNKMANLSIEQLKRGVICASAGNHAQGVALSAARLGCRALIVMPTTTPQVKIDAVKARGGAAVEVVLHGDSYTDAYNHALLLEKEQRLTFVHPFDDPDVIAGQGTIGMEILRQHSGPIHAVFVAIGGGGLVSGVGAYIKAVRPDIKVIGVQTLDSDAMARSLKAGQRVTLPDVGLFSDGTAVRLVGEETFRVAQQVVDEIILVDTDAICAAIQDVFQDTRSILEPAGALAVAGAKAYVERSQMNREPVKNQTLVAVACGANMNFDRLRFVAERAELGESREAVFAVTIPEQRGSFRRFCSLVGPRNVTEFIYRISDEREAHVFVGAQIASRSESHLLARTFEEHGFRTLDLTYDELAKLHIRHLVGGKSALAQDELLYRFEFPERPGALMRFLESMAPNWNISLFHYRNQGGDVGRILVGLQVPKGEMDEFQRFLATLGYRHWDESANPVYKLFLG
- the queF gene encoding NADPH-dependent 7-cyano-7-deazaguanine reductase QueF (Catalyzes the NADPH-dependent reduction of 7-cyano-7-deazaguanine (preQ0) to 7-aminomethyl-7-deazaguanine (preQ1) in queuosine biosynthesis); translated protein: MNTPDQSPLGKTSAYQSQYAPELLFPIPRQQKRDELGLSGTLPFFGVDIWNAYELSWLNMRGKPQVAIATVSAPADSPNIVESKSFKLYLNSFNQTRLANTDALLALLREDLSNAFGAPVHVALTTPDNFGSLKMGELDGVLLDRLDVEIDNYQPSPQLLSANQDEAPVEETLVSHLLKSNCLVTGQPDWGSVQIQYAGPQIDQEGLLKYLIGFREHNEFHEQCVERIFMDVLRQCKPSKLAVYARYTRRGGLDINPWRANFSTGRPLNLRTARQ